The DNA region AACACCAGGGCGTCGACCAGGCTGCGCACCGTGCCGACGGACTGGCCGACCTGGTTGCGCAGTTCGGTGAGACCGTCGGACAACTGCCGGGCACCCGAGGACAGCCGGTCGAGATCGGCGGTGCGCCGGTCGATCAGGCCCGCCGCGTCGCCCAACTGGTCGCCGACCTCGCCGGCCTGCCGCGTCGCCCGCGCCTCTTCGAGGGACTCGCCCCGCGGGCGGGTGACGCCGCGGACGGCGGCCACGCCCGGAATCTGGCTGATCCGGTGCGCCATCTGCTCCATGTCGGCCAGCGCCCACGGGGTGCGCAGGTCATCGGGTGACTCGATCAGCAGGTACTCGGGGATGGTCTGGTTCACCGAGAAATGCCGGTCCAGTGCCGCATAGCCCACCGAACTGTCCACCGACGCCGGTAGCTGTTTGCGGTCGTCATAGTTGAACCGGATCACACCCGCGCAGCCGGCCAGGGCCAGCAGCACCGCCAGACTGCCCACCAGATATGCCGTCGGCCGCCGCACGATCCGCACTCCGGTCCGACGCCAGAACCGTGCCGCCCGTTCCGGCCGGGGCGCCACCCAGCCGCGGGGTCCGGCCAGGGTCAGGATCGCCGGGAGCAGGGTCACCGCGGCCAGGAACGCGATCGCGATCCCGATCGCCAGCACCGGGCCCACCGTGGCGAAGACGCCGAGTTTGGCGAAACCCATCCCCAGCAGGGTGACGGCGACGGTGGCCGCGGACGCGGCGATCACCTTGCCGATCGAGGCCAGCGCCCGCCGCACCGCCCGCCGATCGTCGTCGGCGCTGCCCGTGCCCAACCGCACGTAATCGTGGTAGCGGCTGACCAGGAAGACCACGTAATCGGTTCCCACACCGGCGATCAGGGCGCTCAACAGCACGATCGCCTGGTTGGAGACGGCCATGCCGGTGGCACTCGAGACGGCCGCGACCACCGCCTGCGCGGTCACCAGTGCGACGCCGATGGTGATCAGCGGCAGCAGCATGGTGACCGGGCTGCGGTAGATGACCGCCAGGATCACCAGCAGCAGGACGCCGATCGCCAACTCGATCGCCAGCCGGTCCCGGGTCCCGGCATCGGTCAGGTCGGCGACGGTGGCCGCCGGTCCGGTCACGTCGGCGGTCAGCGTCGATCCCGCGACGGTGTCCCGGACGATCTCGGCGACGCGGGTGAAGGCGGCGTAGGACTCCGGTGTGCCCAGGTCCCCGGCGAGCCCCACCGGCAGGATCCAGGCCTGACCGTCATCGCTGGCGAGCACTTCCCGCAGTGCCGGCGTGGTGTGGAAGTCCTGCAGCATCACCACGTCGTCGGTGTCGTGCCGCAACCGGTCCACCAGGGTGCGGTACACCTGCTCGTCGGCGCGGTCCAGACCCGCCTCGTCGGTGAGCAGCACCGTCAGCACGTTCTCCGAGCCGTCCTCGTCGAAGGCGGCGGCCACCCGGGCGGCGGCCTGCACCGACGGGGCGTCGGCGGGCAGTACCGCCACCGGATGACGTTCGGCCATCTCGGTCAGCGAGGGCGCGAAGACCGGCAGCAGCACCACCAGCAGCGCCCACAGGCCGATCACCGGCCAGGGGCGCCGGACGACGAATTCGCCTAGGCGTCGGAAGATGAGGTCACCTCCGCAGCGGCCGACGGTGCCCGATCAAGACGGCGGGCGGTGCCCGCCTCAGGCGACATTTTCCCAGTGGCCGGCGTTGGCGACCCGCTCGAAGACCGACTTCAGCACCGCCAGGTAGCGGGCCACCGAATCGTGGGCCTGCGGATTGTCCGGGTACACCGCGGTCACCGCGGTCTCCTCCTCGACCCGGATCACATACAGCGACATCTGGTAGGAATACCGGCCGTCGCTGTAGACCCCGATGTTGAGGTCGTCGAGGCCCGCGGTGATCAACGCCGACAGCGGCGCGGCCCCGGCGTCGAGGAAGTTGACGACGGGGAAGTTCGGCGGCGGCTTGCGCAGATCCGGCGCCAGTTCCATCACCCGCTGGTAGGGGACTTCCGCCAGTCCGCGCCCGGCGTCGAAGGACAGCTGCGCGGCACTGGCCGCCTCGGCGAAGGACGCGCCACCGATCGGCACGGTGACCGGGACCAGGCCGGTGAACCAGCCCAGGGTCAGGTCATCGGTGGGCGACACCCGGGTGTCGCGCGGCGTCAGACCGTAATACTCTCCGGCCCCGGTCAATTCGTGATGGGCGAGCCCACAGCAGGCCAGCACGCCGCCGACGAACCGGGCCTGTGCATCGGTGCAGGAGGATTCGAAGTCGATGGTCTGCTGGGCGTCGAGCATCGGGACGGTGACCATGGCCGCGTCGCACGGCTGTGCCGGATCCCCCAGCGGCAGCGGGAAACCGGGCAGGCTCCCGCCGTTGCTGTCGGCGAAGCCGCGCCACGCCTGGATCTGCGGTGACTCGGCGGTGAGCGCCGAGGTGAATCGGTGCTGGCGCAGACAGAAGTCGTTGTAGCTGCCCGCCGGCGGCAGCTCCAGCGGGGCGCCGCCGGCCACCAGCGCGTTGTACATCAGGTACAGCTCCATCAGGGTGACCCCGGCGACCGCGGCGTCCACGTGGACGTGGTCGATGCTGGCGAAGAACGTGAAGTGGTTCTTGGCCTGGATGATCCCGAACCGGAAGCAGTCCCACTGCAACGGATCCGGCGTCTCCTTCAACAGGTCGCGGACCTGCGGCAGCGTCAACTCGCCGTGATCGACCGGAACGAATTGGATGTCGGCGGGATCGGCGATGACGTGCCGGGTCAGGCGTCCGTCCTCGCCGTGCGCGAACCAGCTGCGGTAGGTCTCATGCCGCCGCAGGTGGGCGTTGATGATGTAGTCGATGGCCCGCCGGTCACAGCGGCCCGGCATATCGCAGCTGAGCACCATCAGTCGCGAGTAGTCGAGTCCGGCGGCGGTCTGGTCGATGTAGCCGCGGATGTGCTGTTCCTGCATGTAGCTGGCCGGCACCTCGCTCACCGGCGCGCGCTGTGCCGCTGCCAGCGCAGCGGCCGACGGTCCCCACACCACGGTCGGACCCGCCTCGGGCCCCCAATCCCCCAACGTCCCCAGCCCCAATGGACCTACCCGCAACACTTCCTCCTCTTCTCGGGCGAACAACACTTCGGTCGGTAACTCATGGCCGCGGCGAGGCCGGCAGCGCTCACCTGCCGGCGCGGGACTCCGCACCCTCGGTCCGGCTCACCAGTTCGTCGCAGACGTGCCGGGCCAGACCCCGCACCGTGGTCAGCTGGGCCGGCCCGACCCGCACCCCGGTCTCGGTCTCGATGCGGGTGCGGAACTCCAAGCTGGCCAACGAATCCAGGCCGTATTCGGGCAACGACCGATCCGGGTCGACGGTGCGGCGCAGCAGCACGCTGATCTGGTCGGAGACCAACTGCGAGATCGCGCCGAACCATTCGTCGCGGGGCAGTTCCCGCAACTCCGCCAGGAACCGCTCGGCGTCGGGGCCGGACCGGCGGGTCGCCCGGAATTGCTCGGCGAACCGGCTGCGGTGCGCCAACGCGGTCAGTCCCGGCGCCCGGGTGATCGGGGCGTACCCGGAGTAGGCGCGGTCGTAGCTCAGCATCGCCTGAAACACCCGGGCGCCCTCGGTGGAGGTGATGGCGGCGTGAGCGTCACCGTCCGCCGGCGCGGCGGCGGTACCGGTGTCGGCCCACGGACCCCAGCCGATCACCGTGGCGGGTAGGCCGCGGGAGCGGCGCCAGCGACCGAACGCATCCAGCCAGCTGTCGGCGGCCGCGGCCGCACCCTGCCCCGGGGAGCCGATCAGCGCCGACGTCGAGGAGAACGCGCAGAACCAGTCCAGCGGAACGTCGGCCGTCTCCTCCCGCAACGCCTGGTGAATGTTCCACGCGCCGTGGACCTTCGGTGTCCAGCAGCGGTCGATGACGGCGTCGGTGAGGTCGGCCAG from Mycolicibacter sp. MU0083 includes:
- a CDS encoding RND family transporter, translated to MFRRLGEFVVRRPWPVIGLWALLVVLLPVFAPSLTEMAERHPVAVLPADAPSVQAAARVAAAFDEDGSENVLTVLLTDEAGLDRADEQVYRTLVDRLRHDTDDVVMLQDFHTTPALREVLASDDGQAWILPVGLAGDLGTPESYAAFTRVAEIVRDTVAGSTLTADVTGPAATVADLTDAGTRDRLAIELAIGVLLLVILAVIYRSPVTMLLPLITIGVALVTAQAVVAAVSSATGMAVSNQAIVLLSALIAGVGTDYVVFLVSRYHDYVRLGTGSADDDRRAVRRALASIGKVIAASAATVAVTLLGMGFAKLGVFATVGPVLAIGIAIAFLAAVTLLPAILTLAGPRGWVAPRPERAARFWRRTGVRIVRRPTAYLVGSLAVLLALAGCAGVIRFNYDDRKQLPASVDSSVGYAALDRHFSVNQTIPEYLLIESPDDLRTPWALADMEQMAHRISQIPGVAAVRGVTRPRGESLEEARATRQAGEVGDQLGDAAGLIDRRTADLDRLSSGARQLSDGLTELRNQVGQSVGTVRSLVDALVFLQNQFGGGRALAEFDQANRLVNSIRALGDAMQVSFAGLATSFDWVDPVVEALDASPICDANPVCGTARIEFHKVQNAHAAGTLNEISAVARQLQSTRSDQTLSGTVDGLSRSLQTAAQSLRSLGFDNPRTAQKRIIELQNSTKEMAGAGRQVADGVQLLVDQTKELGLGLTSASAFLMAMGQDASQPSMAGFNVPPEVLGTADFRRLAQTFVSPDGHAVRYFIQIDEDPFSPRAMDQVNTILATAQAALPNTALSNASISISGYPVTLRDIRDYYDRDIRLIVVLTTVVVLLILAALLRSAVAPVYLVGSVIVSYLSAIGLGALVFQVILGQQLHWSVPGLAFVVLVAVGADYNMLLASRLRDEAPVGVRTSVVRTVGSTGAVITAAGLIFASAMFGLVFASVGAVVQGGFIIGAGILVDTFVVRSITVPAAAALLGRANWWPTRPWLRRGPQQPAPATAGDSVFDAVTDA
- a CDS encoding condensation domain-containing protein; the encoded protein is MRVGPLGLGTLGDWGPEAGPTVVWGPSAAALAAAQRAPVSEVPASYMQEQHIRGYIDQTAAGLDYSRLMVLSCDMPGRCDRRAIDYIINAHLRRHETYRSWFAHGEDGRLTRHVIADPADIQFVPVDHGELTLPQVRDLLKETPDPLQWDCFRFGIIQAKNHFTFFASIDHVHVDAAVAGVTLMELYLMYNALVAGGAPLELPPAGSYNDFCLRQHRFTSALTAESPQIQAWRGFADSNGGSLPGFPLPLGDPAQPCDAAMVTVPMLDAQQTIDFESSCTDAQARFVGGVLACCGLAHHELTGAGEYYGLTPRDTRVSPTDDLTLGWFTGLVPVTVPIGGASFAEAASAAQLSFDAGRGLAEVPYQRVMELAPDLRKPPPNFPVVNFLDAGAAPLSALITAGLDDLNIGVYSDGRYSYQMSLYVIRVEEETAVTAVYPDNPQAHDSVARYLAVLKSVFERVANAGHWENVA